One stretch of Equus caballus isolate H_3958 breed thoroughbred chromosome 24, TB-T2T, whole genome shotgun sequence DNA includes these proteins:
- the DEGS2 gene encoding sphingolipid delta(4)-desaturase/C4-monooxygenase DES2 isoform X3 — MRPDPHLKWTVLGMVLVQLLACWLVRGLAWRWLLFWAYAFGGCVNHSLTLAIHDISHNAAFGTARASHNRWFAIFANLPMGVPYAASFKKYHVDHHRYLGGDGLDVDVPTRLEGWLFCTPARKLLWLALQPFFYSLRPLCVNPKAVTRMEVLNALVQLAADATIFALGGVKPMVYLLASSLLGLGLHPISGHFVAEHYMFLKGHETYSYYGPLNWITFNVGYHMEHHDFPSIPGCNLPLVRKIAPEYYDHLPQHHSWVKVLWDFVFEDSLGPYARVKRVCKLAEDRL, encoded by the exons ATGCGGCCGGACCCTCACCTCAAGTGGACAGTGCTGGGGATGGTGCTGGTGCAGCTGCTGGCCTGCTGGCTGGTGCGGGGGCTGGCGTGGCGCTGGCTGCTCTTCTGGGCCTACGCCTTCGGGGGCTGTGTGAACCACTCGCTGACGCTGGCCATCCACGACATCTCGCACAACGCCGCCTTTGGCACGGCGCGCGCCTCCCACAACCGCTGGTTCGCCATCTTTGCCAACCTGCCCATGGGTGTGCCCTACGCGGCCTCCTTCAAGAAGTACCACGTGGACCACCACCGCTACCTGGGCGGCGACGGGCTGGACGTGGACGTGCCCACGCGCCTCGAGGGCTGGCTCTTCTGCACGCCGGCCCGCAAGCTGCTCTGGCTGGCGCTGCAGCCCTTCTTCTACTCGCTGCGGCCGCTCTGCGTGAACCCCAAGGCCGTGACCCGCATGGAGGTGCTCAACGCCCTGGTGCAGCTGGCGGCTGATGCCACCATCTTCGCCCTCGGGGGAGTCAAGCCCATGGTCTACCTGCTGGCCAGCTCgctgctgggcctgggcctgcACCCCATCTCGGGCCACTTTGTGGCTGAGCACTACATGTTCCTCAAGGGCCACGAGACCTACTCCTACTACGGGCCCCTCAACTGGATCACCTTCAACGTGGGCTACCACATGGAGCATCATGACTTCCCCAGCATCCCGGGCTGCAACCTGCCCCTG GTGCGGAAGATCGCGCCCGAGTACTACGACCACCTGCCGCAGCATCACTCGTGGGTGAAGGTGCTCTGGGATTTTGTGTTCGAGGACTCCCTAGGGCCATACGCCAGGGTGAAGCGGGTGTGCAAGCTGGCAGAGGACCGCCTGTGA
- the DEGS2 gene encoding sphingolipid delta(4)-desaturase/C4-monooxygenase DES2 isoform X1 — protein sequence MPGNTGPVLVGHSKPGARSASKTCTHSPRAKYPAIKALMRPDPHLKWTVLGMVLVQLLACWLVRGLAWRWLLFWAYAFGGCVNHSLTLAIHDISHNAAFGTARASHNRWFAIFANLPMGVPYAASFKKYHVDHHRYLGGDGLDVDVPTRLEGWLFCTPARKLLWLALQPFFYSLRPLCVNPKAVTRMEVLNALVQLAADATIFALGGVKPMVYLLASSLLGLGLHPISGHFVAEHYMFLKGHETYSYYGPLNWITFNVGYHMEHHDFPSIPGCNLPLVRKIAPEYYDHLPQHHSWVKVLWDFVFEDSLGPYARVKRVCKLAEDRL from the exons CCAAGTACCCAGCCATCAAGGCCCTGATGCGGCCGGACCCTCACCTCAAGTGGACAGTGCTGGGGATGGTGCTGGTGCAGCTGCTGGCCTGCTGGCTGGTGCGGGGGCTGGCGTGGCGCTGGCTGCTCTTCTGGGCCTACGCCTTCGGGGGCTGTGTGAACCACTCGCTGACGCTGGCCATCCACGACATCTCGCACAACGCCGCCTTTGGCACGGCGCGCGCCTCCCACAACCGCTGGTTCGCCATCTTTGCCAACCTGCCCATGGGTGTGCCCTACGCGGCCTCCTTCAAGAAGTACCACGTGGACCACCACCGCTACCTGGGCGGCGACGGGCTGGACGTGGACGTGCCCACGCGCCTCGAGGGCTGGCTCTTCTGCACGCCGGCCCGCAAGCTGCTCTGGCTGGCGCTGCAGCCCTTCTTCTACTCGCTGCGGCCGCTCTGCGTGAACCCCAAGGCCGTGACCCGCATGGAGGTGCTCAACGCCCTGGTGCAGCTGGCGGCTGATGCCACCATCTTCGCCCTCGGGGGAGTCAAGCCCATGGTCTACCTGCTGGCCAGCTCgctgctgggcctgggcctgcACCCCATCTCGGGCCACTTTGTGGCTGAGCACTACATGTTCCTCAAGGGCCACGAGACCTACTCCTACTACGGGCCCCTCAACTGGATCACCTTCAACGTGGGCTACCACATGGAGCATCATGACTTCCCCAGCATCCCGGGCTGCAACCTGCCCCTG GTGCGGAAGATCGCGCCCGAGTACTACGACCACCTGCCGCAGCATCACTCGTGGGTGAAGGTGCTCTGGGATTTTGTGTTCGAGGACTCCCTAGGGCCATACGCCAGGGTGAAGCGGGTGTGCAAGCTGGCAGAGGACCGCCTGTGA
- the DEGS2 gene encoding sphingolipid delta(4)-desaturase/C4-monooxygenase DES2 isoform X2 — MGNSAGRSDFEWVYTDQPHTQRRKEMLAKYPAIKALMRPDPHLKWTVLGMVLVQLLACWLVRGLAWRWLLFWAYAFGGCVNHSLTLAIHDISHNAAFGTARASHNRWFAIFANLPMGVPYAASFKKYHVDHHRYLGGDGLDVDVPTRLEGWLFCTPARKLLWLALQPFFYSLRPLCVNPKAVTRMEVLNALVQLAADATIFALGGVKPMVYLLASSLLGLGLHPISGHFVAEHYMFLKGHETYSYYGPLNWITFNVGYHMEHHDFPSIPGCNLPLVRKIAPEYYDHLPQHHSWVKVLWDFVFEDSLGPYARVKRVCKLAEDRL; from the exons CCAAGTACCCAGCCATCAAGGCCCTGATGCGGCCGGACCCTCACCTCAAGTGGACAGTGCTGGGGATGGTGCTGGTGCAGCTGCTGGCCTGCTGGCTGGTGCGGGGGCTGGCGTGGCGCTGGCTGCTCTTCTGGGCCTACGCCTTCGGGGGCTGTGTGAACCACTCGCTGACGCTGGCCATCCACGACATCTCGCACAACGCCGCCTTTGGCACGGCGCGCGCCTCCCACAACCGCTGGTTCGCCATCTTTGCCAACCTGCCCATGGGTGTGCCCTACGCGGCCTCCTTCAAGAAGTACCACGTGGACCACCACCGCTACCTGGGCGGCGACGGGCTGGACGTGGACGTGCCCACGCGCCTCGAGGGCTGGCTCTTCTGCACGCCGGCCCGCAAGCTGCTCTGGCTGGCGCTGCAGCCCTTCTTCTACTCGCTGCGGCCGCTCTGCGTGAACCCCAAGGCCGTGACCCGCATGGAGGTGCTCAACGCCCTGGTGCAGCTGGCGGCTGATGCCACCATCTTCGCCCTCGGGGGAGTCAAGCCCATGGTCTACCTGCTGGCCAGCTCgctgctgggcctgggcctgcACCCCATCTCGGGCCACTTTGTGGCTGAGCACTACATGTTCCTCAAGGGCCACGAGACCTACTCCTACTACGGGCCCCTCAACTGGATCACCTTCAACGTGGGCTACCACATGGAGCATCATGACTTCCCCAGCATCCCGGGCTGCAACCTGCCCCTG GTGCGGAAGATCGCGCCCGAGTACTACGACCACCTGCCGCAGCATCACTCGTGGGTGAAGGTGCTCTGGGATTTTGTGTTCGAGGACTCCCTAGGGCCATACGCCAGGGTGAAGCGGGTGTGCAAGCTGGCAGAGGACCGCCTGTGA